The genomic region taaacaataaaaataCATACCATTCCAtaataagaccatgtgtagtggggcattatgtgGGCATTATGCTAAAAAAAAAAAGCCCTCCATtcccattacatagggcattatgGATTTATGGGGCATTATGCTCAAAAAAATTTTGCTTTGGCGTGATAATTAAAACGCCTAAAGGGGATTGTGGGAGGGTTGACTGACCAATGAgatttttttggggttttttctttattttatttaatgccccaataatgcccaataatgccccatccccATTACACcgcattttagaaaacgcccaataatgcccctttgctgactggACCGCCACATGGCGTAAAATGCCctagggtgggggcattatattccccttccactacacatggtctaatcaTTCATCAACTAAAACTTTCCCGATTCATAAACCTCAATCCTCTCAATTTTATCACTTAGTCAATAGCATGGCTGATTTCTCTTATGATGATATCGGCTTATTCATTCCGTCTAATGATTCGGACTGTGATATTTTCTCAAACGATAGTAGTATACAATTTTTTCAAGGATCTCATTAAGCAAGTCGACGAGGAAGACACGACAACTTTATCATCTACTAAAAGAATCGTGCCACATGATCATGAAAAAGAACACCAAGTTCTTATGGAAGACTACTTCGTGGATAACCCACAATATAATGAGGATATTTTCCATCAACGCGTTCGTATGTCGAAACGCTTGTTTCTAAAGATTGTTGGTGACATAGACGCACTGTTTGAATGGATTCAAAAGGGCTATGACGGTAAGCTAAAAAAAGTGTTACTTTGTTATAAAAAATCACATCTGCCATAAAACTACTAGCCACCGGTAATACTCATGATGAAAACGACGAATATTTATGCACATCTTCAAGGACATCGTGGGAATGCCTACAGTTTTTGAGCAACACTATTCTTGCATAGACCGACAAGTCAGGATGTTGAGGTTTTGTACCAATCACATGAAGAAAAGCATCACATTCCTGGGATGATGGGTACATCAATTGTACACATTTGATTTAGAGAATGTGTCTGATATAAGCAAAAATACACATGTTTTTTGTATCAAATTAAACCCATTTTATATTagttttgttaaaaatatatatatatatatatatatatggaatagacttaatttagtttattttttattttcaggaCAAAATGAACCCAAATCGAACAAAGAAAGTAAATCCAGACGAAAATCAGAAGAAAAAATCTGCAAAATGCTCCAGACACGCCTCGTGCCCTTCAGGCACACCCGTGTCTCAAGGTCAAAGACTACAACACCTTCTGATGACCACCTCTGAAGTCCAGATAGAAGAGGCCGAGGCACGCCTTGTACCCTGAAGGCATGCCCCTTGCTCCGACCACTAAAGACAAAATCAGATTCTAAAAGATTTCAAAGATCCCAGTGTGGCCCACAAAGTTGACCACTGGACGTGCCTGACTCCTAGTTACCTGTCGGTCACTTTTGACTAGCCACGACCATGCCCGCCAGGCACGCCCATACCCCGCCCCATTTTTAACAGTGTTCGCGCCCCAATTGGTGGCGATGTGATACTAACGACTCCCCATAACACATGCCCTAACAATGACACAAACATACATGTATACATACAGTTAAAGATACATATATAAGACCATCTCTATCATATTGCTAGCCTAACCATATACATGAATTCCATCTTAACATTTGTATGTCATTGTAATTCTTTACATGTGGCACTGTTGTTATGTTTTTGCGAAACTCTAGATGGAATCAAATGAGATAATTGTGGGGCCATTGCAATATATATGAGGATCATAAGAAAACTCTATTAAACGATTGATATTTGTGTtaaggggtttagtttttagggtttagcctttaACTTTTTGAggttagggtttagcttttaagGTTTAACTTTAGCATTTTGTATTTAGCTTTTAGGTGCCagccttagggtttagcattTAGGTTTTAGATTTTTTGGGGTTTAGGGTCTATTTTTAAGGTTTAGGGATTAAGGGTTAGAGTTTAGGGTTTAGTAATGATTAGATAAAGTTTTCTTGAGTTTTCTGACACAGAGAAGTTTTCTCATGATTCATCcccatatattattatataattaaaaCATACATATATAATGTGGAAATGAAAGGATGTTTGTGGAAGGATGTAACATTAAAACCCAACTGGTGTTTTTTAAAAATAAGTGAAAATCTTATGTGACAGCTAACAAACATGATGTATTTGTGAGTGTTTGTAGTGTTTAACATCGTGGATGGTGATACGCCACCATACATTAATTCATCTACGAAGTGTGGTTCATCTAAAACTGTTTATTTCccattaaaattttgaaaaacgtCAGCAAACTGGCGTTATTACTataatacaaaatatataatCTAATATGTTTAACCAACAAAATCTTAGAATGAGTTCCAAGAATTTGTAATGTTTCATTGGCTTTCATGAAATTGGGTTCAAACCCAAGACCATCTATTGAGCGGAAATCAAGTTAAATATTGCATCATCCGAAAATTTGACtcagtttattattttttttctccaattcatttattattttttttctccAATTCATTGGTGGGCTTCATGGAAATCTCCACGATCATTATGGGGttgttggctgaaaaagaaaaaaagtggATAAGGATGTTACGCTCAATAAAATGTCACATGTCGTTTCTATAGGGTAACCTAGTTCAATATGCTGAAAAACTCTATTAGGTTGATATATAGAGCAAAAGTTTGCCGTTCCTATAGAGTTGTGGAGATGTCCTCTCTACAAATTGAGATGTTTGGGTTGTTTGTGGATAATTAAAACTGGTCACATGAACCAACCAATAAAATATATTGTATATTTTGTTGTTTAGTGAAAAGCAAATGAGGCAAATTAGCCCTCCACGTCTACAAGGTTAGTTTTGAAGAGTGAAGACAATGAATTTGAGATTTAAAAAGTAACTCAAAAGTGTTAAAAGTAACTCACCCTAAATCATTTTAGTGAGACCATCATACCTCATCATCTTAACTCTTAAGACAATTTATCATAATCAAATTAGGGTTGACAGGATACAAACTTTTGTATTTTATCAAATCAGACCCTTAACCTTGATTAATCATTATGTAAAGGCAACTTTAATGATGCCGTAGCATTAGGGAGCAGATTATTACCGGCTATTACCGGTCATCATTTTCCTCCATTAACCGGAACACACCTGAAATATTTTTGCTCATAACAAGacaattctctctctctctctctctctctctctctctatccatctctctcacacacactaaaaacacacatttttgctttattttttgcaGGCAAGGGTTAATTCATGTCCACACCCTCTTCCTTCCACTTATCCTCATCACCCCTAATCATAAACCTCACCACACCCACCCTATTTCACTCTAATTCATCTTAGTACAAATTGTTAAAAGGGGAGTCTCTAAACAACaattgtcaagggggagtctgttgatgtatATTTTATATCGTAAGTGATCAAAGAAATTATAATGGAGTTTGACGAACACGAAGAGGAGCAAGAGGAAGTTGGAGCTCAAGCGATCGGGAACTCGGGGAGAAAAATCGGTGGATATAGGTATAGAGAGTGTTTGAAGAACCACGCGTTAAGCGTTGGCGGACACGCACTAGACGGATGTGGAGAGTTTATGGCAGCCGGTGAAGATGGTACTTTAGACGCACTAAAGTGCGCCGCATGTAGTTGTCACCGCAACTTTCACCGTAAAGAAACAAAcatccaacaacaacaacaatgtcACCAACCGCACCAACAAGCGGTACAACACCAGTATATCCACCCACCCCCTTACTACCACCACCACGACCGACCGCCCGGATACTTAAACATAGCTCCGTCTCCGTACTTTCACCATCAGCGGCCGCTAGCTCTGCCGTCTACATCTAGAGAAGATCTGGATGAGATCTCAAACCCTAGCTctagcggcggtggtggtgggggtggagGTGGAGGTAGCAGTTCGAAAAAGCGGTTTCGAACGAAATTTACACAAGAACAGAAAGATCAGATGCTGGCGTTTTCGGAGAGATTAGGGTGGCGGATTCAGAAACATGATGAGGCTGTCGTACAACAGTTTTGTGCGGAAACTGGTGTTAAAAGACATGTTCTTAAGGTTTGGATGCATAATAACAAGCACACAATTGGtaagaaaccctaatttttcaATACACTGGTTGATGTTGAAAAGTTGGAATTTTAATATGTGTGATCTCAAGTTAATTAATGGTATGTTGGTTTGGACAAATTATTAACATGTGATTATCTATCTTTTTTCTTGGACTTGTATGTTGTTCTTCTATCTTGTTACATTTATTTGAACAAATTCATTCATGGGTTTAAACACAAAGTAGGTTATTAGAGAAATGATTAAGAAACAAACTAAGGAATGTAATGCAGAgaaagagagagtgtgtgtgatGACGAAAGTAGTAGAAGAGTGAGGAAGACGTGTTGGACATGCAAGGGTACCTTCTGTCATCTTCTCCTTAATTTCCTTCACATCTTTAGATCTATCACATTAATGTCAACTGTGTGCTAATCTAGATAAACAACaagtagatgatgatgatgataatgatgatggtATGTGCATCAGTGCATGGGGTTCAGCATCTATCTCACTCTTGAGTTAATGCACTACCAGAAGAATACTTATTTATGATTAATTGTACTGGTGTAAATACTTGGTTACAGACTTGCACTTCCGTATTATCATGAAagtattttatttttctttaagtAAATGGCTAAAAGTTTCCTGACCCAATTGAATCGAGCTTTTAGTCGGTTCGGTTGGGTTAGGTTTTGACCAAAACCGGCTGAACCAACATTGGTTAGCTGGTTTGGTcaagttttgttcaaattcacGGATGAAACAAATTATTAGCTCTATAGTTAAACTAATAAACCTAATAGTGTCTTTGTGAAATCTTATATTCCAAGTGAATTTCATGgttgaagttttttttttaactaggtGATTAATTATTTAAACGCTAATTACATCTTCGATCACCTACTGAGGTTGTCTCTAACAACCAAAAACGTCCCCTTATTCCTCTTTAAAGAATTTGCCAGGCATCATCTTGTACACGGATGAGTCACCCAAAAACACACAAGAACGTCTCGTGAGCTAAAAACATGCACTTGGGGTGTGCTTCACACAGTTTGAATTAGTTTTCTCGCATCTACTTCGAAACAAGTCAATTAATCCTTATAAAACCCTATTTAAAATGCATGTATAATATGTCAGTGATATGGTAGTGGTGCGACCATCGGTGAACATTAATTCTATCGATGACCCTTTAGCAATGTGGTCGTTGGTGACCCATCCAGCTATATATCCATCAGTAAATGAAACCATCATGATGATGTGAGGTGTGTAAGAAAACACTTTGATTCACAAAGTTATAAAATGGTGAATTAAGAGCGTTTCATTTCTCATGAATATTTAGTTTTTCATTAAAATGATAAATAATGAAAGAATGGTCCTTACGAGCAGTTTGATATCGTGAGCTATATATAATGATATAAACATGGCAAATAGGCATTAATTTATGGTAAGCTAGATTTATAAGGTTTTAAATCCAatatgaatatgtttagatcatAACTTAATGCTACATAGTAAAATTGTTTTGAGACATGATAGTTGACCATGAAGCATAGCAATTGGTACATGCACTTGATGGGATCATGTTATAATGTTTGGTGAATTATGTGTGTGCTGGGTTGGAGTGGGGGTGTATTGGGAGAAAAAAATGAAGTTTGTCGGGTGCAAAATAAACATTTAAAATAGCTAAAAACGAAAAATGCCAATTGGGTAAACGGGTTAAAGAGTGAATCACGTATGTTCAAATGCTTAAGCCTTAAATAGTTGTTAACCGTATGTAATACATTTTCTGTTAATTACGGACAAACATAATTACTAGTGTTAACCTGTCTTCTAACCTAAATGTTTTGGTTTCGTCACCTCTAGTATCTTGTTCAACAATGCATGTATTAATCAACAGATCAAATGTTCGAGTGTCGGTTAAttacataaaaatattaaacaactATGCCAATTTACACATGATGTAAAAAAGAATACGTTTATTAACCACAATCAAATATTGTAAAATGTTTCGTATAAATACAAGTGGATATATTTAACCAGTATTCCAAAAAAAGTTTCTTTATCCCATTCTACCACATTGTAATATGAGACATTGTTTGGTTGTCAATTGTGATATAGAATGAATTCAGCAAACTTATCAAACTTGTTAATAGTACCAAAAAAACAATTTCTGCATTTCGATTAAGTCGTACAGATGAGAAATGTCAATCCATCATATATACGCCATATTGTTTGAGGGCGGGCATGAACATGACGGCTTTGTCTTGTACGCCCATGACAACCGAGACAAATAACTTTATCGTGGTCAATAAATAATGCACTTAAAAAAGTTCTAAACGTTTGTATTTTAGCCGTTTATACATGTGATTAAAACAACTAGAATAATTCGTTTGGTCCACAACTTTTGTTGAAACCGAGATTTGAGTTAACCTCATATTGGATCTATCCTATAAACTCTTATTTGATTACAGTTATTTAGAATGAACGTTTGATTTAGATTTCAAACTACTGGATGTACATGTATATGTAGATGGATATATGATTGTGAATGGCTTCTTATGCCCATCTTGGAACATGTGGGGGTTGTCTCTCCTCCTCAAACACTAATAGCAACAATCCATTTCTATCATGCTAAAGTCCATGTCTCACCTTCATATGATTTTCATGTGTTGTCACATCCATGCGTTGTTTCTAGTATGTGTATGACTACATATTTCCTTTAATTCAAAAACTAATTTTTATATAGACAAAGTACAGAATTACTGCTTTTAATTGGGTGTATATATCATAATGTTAAACAAGTTTTCTTATATTATCACGAAATGTGTGAATAAATTTCATGTATATACCTTACGCTAAATTAcactttttgtcctttatatttgtagcgggttgcaatggatgacatttaacttcaataattacagtcacagttctttatttgcaaaacccgtTATATCTTTTGTCCTTTAACCCTAGCCTGATTAAAACTTTCAGTTAAGTGAGATCATGTGCAACCCATGTGAGGTCAAAACGGTCATTTAAAAAAAGAatgtcaaaattaaaaaaaaaaatctataaacctaaaccatcatcatctcccgtgtactctctctctctctctctctctctctctacataccACTCAGATCTGATGAAATATCTAAGAGACAACATCAAGATCCAACCCCTCACATTCACAAAATCCACGTTGTTGAACTCGACACCATTTTTGTTTTGCAGTTCTTGACCGAAGGAGACACGTTGGTGTCGCGGACAAAAGTCTTGTGGTGGGAAGCCGCCATCTGATCCAGAGCTTACACGGTTCGCCATCTGATCCAGAGTCTTGTGGACAGGAGACACGTTGGTGTCGAAGGAGACACCATTTCCAAAGCTTTTACGGTTCGGCTTTCCAGAGAGAACAAGATCCGACGACTTCAGATCTAACTGAACTTCTGGTTTTAGGCTTTCAGGCGACCCATATCTGACGTTATGGTTCTGATTTAGGATAAACAAGGACTCTATTTGGTAGTCGTCATGCATAATTGGGTTTAGGGTTTTCAGGAGGTAGTGGAAAGCCGCCATCTGATCCAGATTGTAGTGGGTTTAGGTTTCCAGATTTTTGTTTGAGGGTGGTTAGTGCTGGTTGCATGTGGTGAGTTGGTGGTGGTCAGTCTAGTGGTGTGAGGTGGTTGCAGGTGGTGGGTAAGGTAGGGAGATAAAGATGAGCTGAATTAAGtgttttattaattattttttttaataaataggTAAAAGGGAAattataccctcatgtgcaatgcacatgactATATTTAACCATGAAAATTAACTAGGTTAGGACAAAAGTACGTAAAGTGTAACGGATTTTGCAAATAAaagactgtgactgtaattataaaaattaaaggtCATTTATTGCAACCCGCtaaacataaaggatgaaaagtgtaatttacctaTACTTTATTTCAGGTATGGTCAAATTTGCTTTTATAAGTACAATGTATTTGTAATCTCGTATTTCACCTATGGTCAAATTTGTTTTTATGAGTACAACGTATATGTAATCTCGTATTTGTAATCTCAAATATACTTTTTCCTAAACTAACTTTCAATATCCATTTATTTTTATGTATCTCTATGGTTTTTATGCatctttttttatattttcttaaAAGTGGTACGTTTTTTTATTCTCATGCATTTTTACAAATATGCAAGATAAAGTAGAGAGCCGATATAATTTCACATGTGTAAAAAGTATATATGTATAAAGTGTAAGCatacaaaaaaaaataactactttcaaaacttttttcttttcatatataccacaagaaaaaaaaatattttagagAGGTGCGAAAGGGTTCAATGTATCTAATGCAAAGACTTGGGCTAGTAGACAAGTTCTATGTTTAGACATTATTGCATGTGATGATTTTAAGTATATTAATAGAAACCCAAGTGTTGCTGATTTGCAAACATCCCCATGTCCCAAGCTTTTTCTATTTAAGGTTGTCATCTTAGATTCTTAGGAACTAAACTATAGTTTTTATTAATCAAGTTTAATATCATAATTTGCTAGACATCCATATCTTTGACTGATTTCTTATATATTTTCCAAATCTTTTGATTTTTGTGTCTTTTGGCATTTTGTTTGTAGAGTCTGACTTTATAGATAGCTTATTTTAAAATAGAAAGGGAAAGTGTTAAAAGGTATGGGTGGTAATCATGCTTCAATTTTCAAATAATAGGTTATGTGGGCCAAAAGAGAATTGTATATGGATTCTTTTGAATCAAATCAAACTAGACAACGGTCAACTTAGCGTCATTCATTACCATTGTTTGTATTGGTTCACTAATGATCAATTTAGAACAAAAATTCTTAAACTTCATAATTAATTACTCTAACTGGTACACAACTCTCGAGGGCCATAGAGACCACAAAGCCTTTAACAAAAAGAAGCTGAGATGAAATTCCTCAAGGCACAACTTACAGATCTAGAGAGACAACAATAACAGCAAATGGACTTCACCTTTGTTGATGACCCATGGAGATTGCCATCAGCTTCGTTTGTACGAACATCCTTTGATCCCCAACCATTACCGACATCACTGTTCCTACAAACCTCTCCATCTCTAAATCTCTGGTCAAAAGAACAAGCAAAACTCAAGGCTAGAAAAGCTTCGCCAACAAGACGCCCGTCCTTTGACAGTATCAATAAGATACCATCCTTTTGCAAAGAAAGGACCATCGGGCAGCAGACAAAACACTGATGATAGCATCATGATGACCTCCTCAAAAGCTCCCGATGTGCTACCTACCAAAGAAAAAAATGGCATCTCCTCGTTCTTGCAAGCTTTAACCCAGAGCAGCAGCAAAGCAAGCAAGCTAACAGTCGACCCAGTGATCGCCTCGCAAATATACGACGATATATCGTCTGAATCTGAAGAAGGCTCCAGTCCTCACTCTTATGATAAAATACACCCGACAGATGAATTTGAGCATCTGTTCATGAACGAAGCAGAAACTATAGAAAGGGCCTACGTTTCTGATATAGAAGACGAAACATCCCATAcatctagggctgtaaacgaactgaacgttcagcgaacagttcgtgaaccgttcggcgggaagttcgtttatgttcgttcatttaataaatgaacgaacatgaacaagaaattttattcgattagttaaatgaacaaacatgaaaaGAGGTTttgttcgttcgattgtgttcgtgaacgttcggtaaggtgttcgtgaacattcgttgatttcgttcgtttatgttcgtatgtttgtgctTTAATTGAAGATATTTGTACTTACATATATTTTATGTGTTGTTTTTAtgttattaaacttttatttattttattaccctaacaattaaactaggaaaccctctttcaccttgtttatgcattatttccctttcatttctcattatttacatcggcaAATACGATTGACCCCCGTTCCACAATAatggattcaagttcgagtgctactctttgggtcatctatctttatccttcgtcgcatTCGCCaattttatttgtgttcgtttgtgttcgtgaaccgtttgtgaacacgctcatttccttaatgaacgaacaccaacataaaatctcgttcgggaagtgttcatgaaccgttcgtgaacacatttatttccctaacgaacgaatacgaacaaggccttgttcgtgttcgttcggttcatttacaaccCTACATACATCACCACGGACCAGCGAAAGAACTCCAAACACAGATTCAGAGCAACAATTCGCCTTCGAGGACATCCTCCCAGCAAAATGGCGTGACCAAAGCATTGAAATGATTACCTGGTGTACAGCTAAACTCCAGTATCATAGCATCAATATATTCATCAAACGTTTCTTGGCAAGGTGCCAAGGAAAACTTTAAGATTGGTACATAAGTCTTCGTGAATATAGACAAACAAACATTCTAAAAGACAAGAACTCAGAAGAATTAATAAATACAATCTATTATGAGTTCATTGGGAATCCGCTGGATCACATGGTCTGAGCCCGTGAGGAATTCTTAAAAATGAAATGTTGTTCCTTCCGCCCAAAAGACTTCGAGAAGCACTACAACAGAATGTCTGAAAGGTTTTATTTCCTGCACGACATTGAAGACGTAAACCTTAAACAAGTATTTTTAAggctaaattacacttttcgtcctttatgtttcagggtttctgcaggcgctgtcctttaagtttaaaaattacactctatgtcctttatgtttgcaacctataacGGGCGGTGTCCTTTCTCATAAACCCAGTTATCTTTTAATGTTAAAAACCCCTTGTCTCTCTCAACTTCAAACATGAGGGACCTTTTATGTAAAAAAGTgaaacattcaaaaacaaaacaaaagcatCAGCCACCATCTTCTACGTTTATCTGGCCGGCAATTTCGTCGGATTCCGGCAACTCCGGAACTCCATTTCTACGCCTTTTCGGTCTGTTTCTTTCGCGATAAACATCATCTTCATCTTATAACAACTTAACAACGAAGTTTCAGCATGTATCTCGTTACTTCCATGGTAATCCGGTACGCACTACTAATTCCGGCGAACCCGGAACTTCGTCTTTGAGTCGTTTCAACCTGTTTTTCTTGTGACAAAACATTATCTCCATAATTAACACAACTATATACAACCAGAACAATTCCGAACACGCCAGATTTTCTATGCCTCTCAACTCGCCGAATTTCTTTACTCCGGCCAACATCATCTTTTCGTCAATCCGAGCTTACTATGTACGACTTATACATATTTATGTTCGTTTGGTTAATCTAAACAAAAGCCCTCTGTTAATCTTTACTCACAGAGGGCAAATCTCCTGCAGAAACCCTCTATTACACGCAATTTGGAAAATGAGCTTTAGATGTTTCAGATGCAACAAGAAAACAAGATCAAGAATGATGACATTGTCGAAGAATTACGCGTTCGAAACGAGAAACTGGAAACCGGGCTGCGAATGTATGAGTCGATGACACCGCGGTCTGATGACGTTAAAGAATAAAGAATCCGGGTTCTCGAAGTTGATCTGAAAACGATGAGGGATAAGGTTAATGATGCGGAAGAAGAAGTGAAAAGATTAAGATATGAACTCGAGAACAACGGGCCTTCGAGTAATCATTTACAAGAAAAAGTTGTGGCGGTATAGAAGGAAAACGCGAGCTGGAAATCGAAACTCGAGAAAGaaaaaggcttgaatgtattggTAGATTTGTGGTCTGTCAATGTTTAATCTTTAATGTatgcttttgttttgtttttgaatgtttcattttttttacgTAAAAGGTCCCTCATGTTTGAAGTTGAGAGAGACAAGGGGTTTTAACATTAAAAGATAACTGGGTTTATGAGAAAGGACATCGCCCgttataggttgcaaacataaaggacatagagtgtaatttttaaacttaaaggacagcgcctgcagaaaccctgaaacataaaggacaaaaagtgcAATTTAGCCTATTTTTAAACTCTTTCCCAGAGTCTTTTTCGAACGAGGCATACAGGGCCCTAGAAACCAAATATATGACAGTTGCCCAAGCCTCTGTCGGCGGATTTTACCAGTTAATCGTCAATGACCTAACCAAACTATGTAACCAGAAAATGATTCTTAGTTGAATTTGAGAAAACTGGAAGACCTCTTGGATCTGCATGCAACGACAAGCATTTCAAAATGAAGTTCAATAACTACTCTTCTCCAAGAACATGAAGAAAAAACAACCCCCGGAAAAGGTGGATGTTCTtgaaaaaaagtcaaaaagaggTCGAAACACAAACCGGTGCTACGTCTGTAACAAAGAAAGCCATTTCGCAAAAGATTGCAAAGACAAAAGAAAGAACCAGGCTCTTCTTGAAGCTATCAACAAAGTAGAACTAGTTGATGTTTCTGACATAGAATCACTATACTCCCTTGATGATGAGCCAGGCAAGAGGATGATCTGCACCACATCCTCTAGTGATGAATCCGAAACAAATGAAACATCTGATTCAGAGAGCAAACCAATGCCAATCTACACGATGGAAGCACTGACCCAAGACTCTCAAGATTGTCAACTACCTACACCAACGGCCCAAATTTTACCTCTGGCACCGACGATCGGAAAAAAAGTACTCGaaaaataaaaaatcacaaaaacacaAACAACATCACTCTGGTCCAAAAGATCACGTGATGATTCTCTACCAAGACTGTTTGAAGAAACAATAACCCATCCCTAAAATGAatccttgtcacaccccaaccgatggcggaatcatcggggcgcggcactgagcgaaacagattgttcagaagtttccacaacaactatcatacaattcagttatataacacgtcccataccgtgtcccaaataataacaagttatcacagaaatcaactaaacaatatgggaactgttccgacaactcaaattcttaattattacaaaccgaaattaaatattgttttaagatttctagacggctatccgtaaatcttactgactacaggtgccagtacaagatctacagataattatggccctggggcaggtacgtggacactgtcctaaggtcacaggctcctagaagcttattattgcctcgcttccctagcacgctagtagcttaaacacctgtcacatacgttaaaataaaagtcaatacatagaatgtaaaggtgagtacacaagtttgatatagcatatagagttcgaatagtttacgcataaccaagcacgtacacaagggcaaacgatgcatgtaaattatcaacatgggaccatcgataccaacgacttcgagttgactgtccgagacagttcgcaatacatgatta from Helianthus annuus cultivar XRQ/B chromosome 10, HanXRQr2.0-SUNRISE, whole genome shotgun sequence harbors:
- the LOC110883785 gene encoding zinc-finger homeodomain protein 1 is translated as MEFDEHEEEQEEVGAQAIGNSGRKIGGYRYRECLKNHALSVGGHALDGCGEFMAAGEDGTLDALKCAACSCHRNFHRKETNIQQQQQCHQPHQQAVQHQYIHPPPYYHHHDRPPGYLNIAPSPYFHHQRPLALPSTSREDLDEISNPSSSGGGGGGGGGGSSSKKRFRTKFTQEQKDQMLAFSERLGWRIQKHDEAVVQQFCAETGVKRHVLKVWMHNNKHTIGKKP